One part of the Osmerus mordax isolate fOsmMor3 chromosome 18, fOsmMor3.pri, whole genome shotgun sequence genome encodes these proteins:
- the LOC136962059 gene encoding myocyte-specific enhancer factor 2D homolog isoform X6 — protein MGRKKIQIQRITDERNKQVTFTKRKFGLMKKAYELSVLCDCEIALIIFNHSNKLFQYASTDMDKVLLKYTEYNEPHESRTNADIIETLRKKGFNGCDSPEPDGEDSIDQSPLNDDKYRKNTEDLDILFKRYGQTAAQPPTFSMPVTVQATNQNTVQFSNPGNALVTTSYVTSSSLSDPHLLSPQQPALQRNTVSPGLPQRPASAGALLGGDNSNGGCPSPVPNGYISARASPGLLSVSNGNSLGKVGPAKSPPPPPSPQMVNSRKPDLRVITSQSGKSLMQMQMTEDELELVTENAQRLAGAQVAQALTTPVVSVATPSLLAQGLPFSAMPTAYNTDYQLTSADITALHALASPSGLLPANVSTWQQQQHQQSVSQQQQQLSLASLSNLVPVTHIPQSTMLTVNTNSNVSIKSEPVSPGRDRNTQCSVPSSTSSSSGGGVLTATAPPQYPGSLLCLEPPTGRSPADSISSNASSYEGSDRDDPAAGGGGVSTHAAGNAGPSGGALPPEFSPSAELHRAQSEAEQEGANVKRIRLDTWVT, from the exons ATGGGGAGGAAAAAGATTCAGATCCAGAGGATCACAGATGAGAGGAACAAACAG GTGACGTTTACGAAGAGGAAGTTTGGTCTCATGAAGAAGGCCTATGAGCTGAGTgtgctgtgtgactgtgagatcgCCCTCATCATCTTCAACCACTCCAACAAGCTGTTCCAGTATGCCAGCACCGACATGGACAAAGTCTTGCTCAAATACACAGAGTACAACGAGCCCCATGAGAGCAGAACCAATGCAGACATCATTGAG ACATTGCGAAAGAAAGGCTTCAATGGTTGTGACAGCCCTGAGCCTGATGGAGAGGACTCCATTGACCAAAGCCCCTTGAATGATGACAAATACCGCAAAAACACAGAAGATCTGGACATCCTGTTCAAACGCTATGGT CAGACAGCTGCCCAGCCCCCCACGTTTTCCATGCCAGTCACAGTTCAGGCCACCAATCAGAACACCGTGCAGTTCAGTAACCCCGGTAATGCCCTGGTAACCACCTCTTACGTCacatcctcatctctctccgaTCCCCACCTCTTGTCACCACAGCAACCAGCTCTGCAGAGAAACACGGTGTCTCCTGGGTTGCCACAGCGACCGGCAAGTGCAG GAGCACTTCTCGGAGGCGACAACTCAAATGGAGGATGTCCAAGTCCAGTCC CTAATGGATACATTAGTGCCAGGGCATCTCCAGGCCTCCTATCTGTTTCCAATGGCAACAGCCTGGGGAAAGTAGGTCCAGCCAAGTCTCCGCCCCCGCCGCCCAGCCCCCAGATGGTCAACAGCCGCAAGCCAGACCTCCGGGTCATCACCTCGCAGAGTGGaaagagtctaatgcagatgcAGATG ACAGAGGATGAGCTGGAGTTGGTGACTGAG AATGCTCAGAGGCTGGCTGGTGCCCAAGTTGCACAAGCGCTCACCACGCCGGTGGTCTCCGTGGCAACACCCAGTCTGCTGGCACAGGGGCTGCCCTTCTCTGCCATGCCGACAGCTTACAACACAG ACTATCAATTGACAAGCGCTGATATCACCGCTCTCCATGCTCTTGCGTCACCTAGCGGCCTGCTACCAGCCAACGTGTCCACatggcagcagcaacagcatcaACAGTCTGTATcgcagcaacaacagcaactcaGTCTGGCTTCACTTAGCAACTTGGT gCCCGTGACCCATATACCTCAGAGCACCATGCTAACCGTCAACACCAACTCCAATGTGAGCATCAAGTCTGAGCCTGTGTCGCCTGGCAGAGATCGCAACACCCAGTGTTctgttccctcctccacctcttcctcgtccGGAGGCGGGGTCCTGACGGCGACGGCCCCACCCCAGTACCCAGGCTCCCTGCTGTGCCTGGAGCCCCCTACTGGCCGCTCTCCCGCAGACAGCATCAGCAGCAACGCCAGCTCTTACGAGGGGAGTGACCGCGATGACCCGGCGGCAGGTGGCGGCGGCGTCTCCACACACGCCGCGGGTAACGCAGGCCCATCGGGTGGAGCCCTCCCCCCTGAGTTTAGCCCCTCAGCTGAGCTCCACAGGGCGCAGAGCGaggcagagcaggagggagcAAATGTCAAACGCATAAGACTTGACACGTGGGTCACATAA
- the LOC136962059 gene encoding myocyte-specific enhancer factor 2D homolog isoform X7, with protein MGRKKIQIQRITDERNKQVTFTKRKFGLMKKAYELSVLCDCEIALIIFNHSNKLFQYASTDMDKVLLKYTEYNEPHESRTNADIIETLRKKGFNGCDSPEPDGEDSIDQSPLNDDKYRKNTEDLDILFKRYGQTAAQPPTFSMPVTVQATNQNTVQFSNPGNALVTTSYVTSSSLSDPHLLSPQQPALQRNTVSPGLPQRPASAGALLGGDNSNGGCPSPVPNGYISARASPGLLSVSNGNSLGKVGPAKSPPPPPSPQMVNSRKPDLRVITSQSGKSLMQMQMNAQRLAGAQVAQALTTPVVSVATPSLLAQGLPFSAMPTAYNTDYQLTSADITALHALASPSGLLPANVSTWQQQQHQQSVSQQQQQLSLASLSNLVPVTHIPQSTMLTVNTNSNVSIKSEPVSPGRDRNTQCSVPSSTSSSSGGGVLTATAPPQYPGSLLCLEPPTGRSPADSISSNASSYEGSDRDDPAAGGGGVSTHAAGNAGPSGGALPPEFSPSAELHRAQSEAEQEGANVKRIRLDTWVT; from the exons ATGGGGAGGAAAAAGATTCAGATCCAGAGGATCACAGATGAGAGGAACAAACAG GTGACGTTTACGAAGAGGAAGTTTGGTCTCATGAAGAAGGCCTATGAGCTGAGTgtgctgtgtgactgtgagatcgCCCTCATCATCTTCAACCACTCCAACAAGCTGTTCCAGTATGCCAGCACCGACATGGACAAAGTCTTGCTCAAATACACAGAGTACAACGAGCCCCATGAGAGCAGAACCAATGCAGACATCATTGAG ACATTGCGAAAGAAAGGCTTCAATGGTTGTGACAGCCCTGAGCCTGATGGAGAGGACTCCATTGACCAAAGCCCCTTGAATGATGACAAATACCGCAAAAACACAGAAGATCTGGACATCCTGTTCAAACGCTATGGT CAGACAGCTGCCCAGCCCCCCACGTTTTCCATGCCAGTCACAGTTCAGGCCACCAATCAGAACACCGTGCAGTTCAGTAACCCCGGTAATGCCCTGGTAACCACCTCTTACGTCacatcctcatctctctccgaTCCCCACCTCTTGTCACCACAGCAACCAGCTCTGCAGAGAAACACGGTGTCTCCTGGGTTGCCACAGCGACCGGCAAGTGCAG GAGCACTTCTCGGAGGCGACAACTCAAATGGAGGATGTCCAAGTCCAGTCC CTAATGGATACATTAGTGCCAGGGCATCTCCAGGCCTCCTATCTGTTTCCAATGGCAACAGCCTGGGGAAAGTAGGTCCAGCCAAGTCTCCGCCCCCGCCGCCCAGCCCCCAGATGGTCAACAGCCGCAAGCCAGACCTCCGGGTCATCACCTCGCAGAGTGGaaagagtctaatgcagatgcAGATG AATGCTCAGAGGCTGGCTGGTGCCCAAGTTGCACAAGCGCTCACCACGCCGGTGGTCTCCGTGGCAACACCCAGTCTGCTGGCACAGGGGCTGCCCTTCTCTGCCATGCCGACAGCTTACAACACAG ACTATCAATTGACAAGCGCTGATATCACCGCTCTCCATGCTCTTGCGTCACCTAGCGGCCTGCTACCAGCCAACGTGTCCACatggcagcagcaacagcatcaACAGTCTGTATcgcagcaacaacagcaactcaGTCTGGCTTCACTTAGCAACTTGGT gCCCGTGACCCATATACCTCAGAGCACCATGCTAACCGTCAACACCAACTCCAATGTGAGCATCAAGTCTGAGCCTGTGTCGCCTGGCAGAGATCGCAACACCCAGTGTTctgttccctcctccacctcttcctcgtccGGAGGCGGGGTCCTGACGGCGACGGCCCCACCCCAGTACCCAGGCTCCCTGCTGTGCCTGGAGCCCCCTACTGGCCGCTCTCCCGCAGACAGCATCAGCAGCAACGCCAGCTCTTACGAGGGGAGTGACCGCGATGACCCGGCGGCAGGTGGCGGCGGCGTCTCCACACACGCCGCGGGTAACGCAGGCCCATCGGGTGGAGCCCTCCCCCCTGAGTTTAGCCCCTCAGCTGAGCTCCACAGGGCGCAGAGCGaggcagagcaggagggagcAAATGTCAAACGCATAAGACTTGACACGTGGGTCACATAA
- the LOC136962059 gene encoding myocyte-specific enhancer factor 2D homolog isoform X3, with amino-acid sequence MGRKKIQIQRITDERNKQVTFTKRKFGLMKKAYELSVLCDCEIALIIFNHSNKLFQYASTDMDKVLLKYTEYNEPHESRTNADIIETLRKKGFNGCDSPEPDGEDSIDQSPLNDDKYRKNTEDLDILFKRYGQTAAQPPTFSMPVTVQATNQNTVQFSNPGNALVTTSYVTSSSLSDPHLLSPQQPALQRNTVSPGLPQRPASAGALLGGDNSNGGCPSPVPNGYISARASPGLLSVSNGNSLGKVGPAKSPPPPPSPQMVNSRKPDLRVITSQSGKSLMQMQMNAQRLAGAQVAQALTTPVVSVATPSLLAQGLPFSAMPTAYNTDYQLTSADITALHALASPSGLLPANVSTWQQQQHQQSVSQQQQQLSLASLSNLVMWGMDKQSGELSSQISSLAANLSVSSPSNLLLGRDEWLGRPVTHIPQSTMLTVNTNSNVSIKSEPVSPGRDRNTQCSVPSSTSSSSGGGVLTATAPPQYPGSLLCLEPPTGRSPADSISSNASSYEGSDRDDPAAGGGGVSTHAAGNAGPSGGALPPEFSPSAELHRAQSEAEQEGANVKRIRLDTWVT; translated from the exons ATGGGGAGGAAAAAGATTCAGATCCAGAGGATCACAGATGAGAGGAACAAACAG GTGACGTTTACGAAGAGGAAGTTTGGTCTCATGAAGAAGGCCTATGAGCTGAGTgtgctgtgtgactgtgagatcgCCCTCATCATCTTCAACCACTCCAACAAGCTGTTCCAGTATGCCAGCACCGACATGGACAAAGTCTTGCTCAAATACACAGAGTACAACGAGCCCCATGAGAGCAGAACCAATGCAGACATCATTGAG ACATTGCGAAAGAAAGGCTTCAATGGTTGTGACAGCCCTGAGCCTGATGGAGAGGACTCCATTGACCAAAGCCCCTTGAATGATGACAAATACCGCAAAAACACAGAAGATCTGGACATCCTGTTCAAACGCTATGGT CAGACAGCTGCCCAGCCCCCCACGTTTTCCATGCCAGTCACAGTTCAGGCCACCAATCAGAACACCGTGCAGTTCAGTAACCCCGGTAATGCCCTGGTAACCACCTCTTACGTCacatcctcatctctctccgaTCCCCACCTCTTGTCACCACAGCAACCAGCTCTGCAGAGAAACACGGTGTCTCCTGGGTTGCCACAGCGACCGGCAAGTGCAG GAGCACTTCTCGGAGGCGACAACTCAAATGGAGGATGTCCAAGTCCAGTCC CTAATGGATACATTAGTGCCAGGGCATCTCCAGGCCTCCTATCTGTTTCCAATGGCAACAGCCTGGGGAAAGTAGGTCCAGCCAAGTCTCCGCCCCCGCCGCCCAGCCCCCAGATGGTCAACAGCCGCAAGCCAGACCTCCGGGTCATCACCTCGCAGAGTGGaaagagtctaatgcagatgcAGATG AATGCTCAGAGGCTGGCTGGTGCCCAAGTTGCACAAGCGCTCACCACGCCGGTGGTCTCCGTGGCAACACCCAGTCTGCTGGCACAGGGGCTGCCCTTCTCTGCCATGCCGACAGCTTACAACACAG ACTATCAATTGACAAGCGCTGATATCACCGCTCTCCATGCTCTTGCGTCACCTAGCGGCCTGCTACCAGCCAACGTGTCCACatggcagcagcaacagcatcaACAGTCTGTATcgcagcaacaacagcaactcaGTCTGGCTTCACTTAGCAACTTGGT CATGTGGGGTATGGACAAACAGAGCGGCGAGCTGTCTAGCCAGATCTCCAGTCTAGCAGCCAATttgag CGTGTCCTCGCCGTCCAACCTGCTCTTGGGTAGAGATGAGTGGTTGGGACG gCCCGTGACCCATATACCTCAGAGCACCATGCTAACCGTCAACACCAACTCCAATGTGAGCATCAAGTCTGAGCCTGTGTCGCCTGGCAGAGATCGCAACACCCAGTGTTctgttccctcctccacctcttcctcgtccGGAGGCGGGGTCCTGACGGCGACGGCCCCACCCCAGTACCCAGGCTCCCTGCTGTGCCTGGAGCCCCCTACTGGCCGCTCTCCCGCAGACAGCATCAGCAGCAACGCCAGCTCTTACGAGGGGAGTGACCGCGATGACCCGGCGGCAGGTGGCGGCGGCGTCTCCACACACGCCGCGGGTAACGCAGGCCCATCGGGTGGAGCCCTCCCCCCTGAGTTTAGCCCCTCAGCTGAGCTCCACAGGGCGCAGAGCGaggcagagcaggagggagcAAATGTCAAACGCATAAGACTTGACACGTGGGTCACATAA
- the LOC136962059 gene encoding myocyte-specific enhancer factor 2D homolog isoform X4 → MGRKKIQIQRITDERNKQVTFTKRKFGLMKKAYELSVLCDCEIALIIFNHSNKLFQYASTDMDKVLLKYTEYNEPHESRTNADIIETLRKKGFNGCDSPEPDGEDSIDQSPLNDDKYRKNTEDLDILFKRYGTAAQPPTFSMPVTVQATNQNTVQFSNPGNALVTTSYVTSSSLSDPHLLSPQQPALQRNTVSPGLPQRPASAGALLGGDNSNGGCPSPVPNGYISARASPGLLSVSNGNSLGKVGPAKSPPPPPSPQMVNSRKPDLRVITSQSGKSLMQMQMNAQRLAGAQVAQALTTPVVSVATPSLLAQGLPFSAMPTAYNTDYQLTSADITALHALASPSGLLPANVSTWQQQQHQQSVSQQQQQLSLASLSNLVMWGMDKQSGELSSQISSLAANLSVSSPSNLLLGRDEWLGRPVTHIPQSTMLTVNTNSNVSIKSEPVSPGRDRNTQCSVPSSTSSSSGGGVLTATAPPQYPGSLLCLEPPTGRSPADSISSNASSYEGSDRDDPAAGGGGVSTHAAGNAGPSGGALPPEFSPSAELHRAQSEAEQEGANVKRIRLDTWVT, encoded by the exons ATGGGGAGGAAAAAGATTCAGATCCAGAGGATCACAGATGAGAGGAACAAACAG GTGACGTTTACGAAGAGGAAGTTTGGTCTCATGAAGAAGGCCTATGAGCTGAGTgtgctgtgtgactgtgagatcgCCCTCATCATCTTCAACCACTCCAACAAGCTGTTCCAGTATGCCAGCACCGACATGGACAAAGTCTTGCTCAAATACACAGAGTACAACGAGCCCCATGAGAGCAGAACCAATGCAGACATCATTGAG ACATTGCGAAAGAAAGGCTTCAATGGTTGTGACAGCCCTGAGCCTGATGGAGAGGACTCCATTGACCAAAGCCCCTTGAATGATGACAAATACCGCAAAAACACAGAAGATCTGGACATCCTGTTCAAACGCTATGGT ACAGCTGCCCAGCCCCCCACGTTTTCCATGCCAGTCACAGTTCAGGCCACCAATCAGAACACCGTGCAGTTCAGTAACCCCGGTAATGCCCTGGTAACCACCTCTTACGTCacatcctcatctctctccgaTCCCCACCTCTTGTCACCACAGCAACCAGCTCTGCAGAGAAACACGGTGTCTCCTGGGTTGCCACAGCGACCGGCAAGTGCAG GAGCACTTCTCGGAGGCGACAACTCAAATGGAGGATGTCCAAGTCCAGTCC CTAATGGATACATTAGTGCCAGGGCATCTCCAGGCCTCCTATCTGTTTCCAATGGCAACAGCCTGGGGAAAGTAGGTCCAGCCAAGTCTCCGCCCCCGCCGCCCAGCCCCCAGATGGTCAACAGCCGCAAGCCAGACCTCCGGGTCATCACCTCGCAGAGTGGaaagagtctaatgcagatgcAGATG AATGCTCAGAGGCTGGCTGGTGCCCAAGTTGCACAAGCGCTCACCACGCCGGTGGTCTCCGTGGCAACACCCAGTCTGCTGGCACAGGGGCTGCCCTTCTCTGCCATGCCGACAGCTTACAACACAG ACTATCAATTGACAAGCGCTGATATCACCGCTCTCCATGCTCTTGCGTCACCTAGCGGCCTGCTACCAGCCAACGTGTCCACatggcagcagcaacagcatcaACAGTCTGTATcgcagcaacaacagcaactcaGTCTGGCTTCACTTAGCAACTTGGT CATGTGGGGTATGGACAAACAGAGCGGCGAGCTGTCTAGCCAGATCTCCAGTCTAGCAGCCAATttgag CGTGTCCTCGCCGTCCAACCTGCTCTTGGGTAGAGATGAGTGGTTGGGACG gCCCGTGACCCATATACCTCAGAGCACCATGCTAACCGTCAACACCAACTCCAATGTGAGCATCAAGTCTGAGCCTGTGTCGCCTGGCAGAGATCGCAACACCCAGTGTTctgttccctcctccacctcttcctcgtccGGAGGCGGGGTCCTGACGGCGACGGCCCCACCCCAGTACCCAGGCTCCCTGCTGTGCCTGGAGCCCCCTACTGGCCGCTCTCCCGCAGACAGCATCAGCAGCAACGCCAGCTCTTACGAGGGGAGTGACCGCGATGACCCGGCGGCAGGTGGCGGCGGCGTCTCCACACACGCCGCGGGTAACGCAGGCCCATCGGGTGGAGCCCTCCCCCCTGAGTTTAGCCCCTCAGCTGAGCTCCACAGGGCGCAGAGCGaggcagagcaggagggagcAAATGTCAAACGCATAAGACTTGACACGTGGGTCACATAA
- the LOC136962059 gene encoding myocyte-specific enhancer factor 2D homolog isoform X5 codes for MGRKKIQIQRITDERNKQVTFTKRKFGLMKKAYELSVLCDCEIALIIFNHSNKLFQYASTDMDKVLLKYTEYNEPHESRTNADIIETLRKKGFNGCDSPEPDGEDSIDQSPLNDDKYRKNTEDLDILFKRYGQTAAQPPTFSMPVTVQATNQNTVQFSNPGNALVTTSYVTSSSLSDPHLLSPQQPALQRNTVSPGLPQRPASAGALLGGDNSNGGCPSPVPNGYISARASPGLLSVSNGNSLGKVGPAKSPPPPPSPQMVNSRKPDLRVITSQSGKSLMQMQMTEDELELVTENAQRLAGAQVAQALTTPVVSVATPSLLAQGLPFSAMPTAYNTDYQLTSADITALHALASPSGLLPANVSTWQQQQHQQSVSQQQQQLSLASLSNLVMWGMDKQSGELSSQISSLAANLRPVTHIPQSTMLTVNTNSNVSIKSEPVSPGRDRNTQCSVPSSTSSSSGGGVLTATAPPQYPGSLLCLEPPTGRSPADSISSNASSYEGSDRDDPAAGGGGVSTHAAGNAGPSGGALPPEFSPSAELHRAQSEAEQEGANVKRIRLDTWVT; via the exons ATGGGGAGGAAAAAGATTCAGATCCAGAGGATCACAGATGAGAGGAACAAACAG GTGACGTTTACGAAGAGGAAGTTTGGTCTCATGAAGAAGGCCTATGAGCTGAGTgtgctgtgtgactgtgagatcgCCCTCATCATCTTCAACCACTCCAACAAGCTGTTCCAGTATGCCAGCACCGACATGGACAAAGTCTTGCTCAAATACACAGAGTACAACGAGCCCCATGAGAGCAGAACCAATGCAGACATCATTGAG ACATTGCGAAAGAAAGGCTTCAATGGTTGTGACAGCCCTGAGCCTGATGGAGAGGACTCCATTGACCAAAGCCCCTTGAATGATGACAAATACCGCAAAAACACAGAAGATCTGGACATCCTGTTCAAACGCTATGGT CAGACAGCTGCCCAGCCCCCCACGTTTTCCATGCCAGTCACAGTTCAGGCCACCAATCAGAACACCGTGCAGTTCAGTAACCCCGGTAATGCCCTGGTAACCACCTCTTACGTCacatcctcatctctctccgaTCCCCACCTCTTGTCACCACAGCAACCAGCTCTGCAGAGAAACACGGTGTCTCCTGGGTTGCCACAGCGACCGGCAAGTGCAG GAGCACTTCTCGGAGGCGACAACTCAAATGGAGGATGTCCAAGTCCAGTCC CTAATGGATACATTAGTGCCAGGGCATCTCCAGGCCTCCTATCTGTTTCCAATGGCAACAGCCTGGGGAAAGTAGGTCCAGCCAAGTCTCCGCCCCCGCCGCCCAGCCCCCAGATGGTCAACAGCCGCAAGCCAGACCTCCGGGTCATCACCTCGCAGAGTGGaaagagtctaatgcagatgcAGATG ACAGAGGATGAGCTGGAGTTGGTGACTGAG AATGCTCAGAGGCTGGCTGGTGCCCAAGTTGCACAAGCGCTCACCACGCCGGTGGTCTCCGTGGCAACACCCAGTCTGCTGGCACAGGGGCTGCCCTTCTCTGCCATGCCGACAGCTTACAACACAG ACTATCAATTGACAAGCGCTGATATCACCGCTCTCCATGCTCTTGCGTCACCTAGCGGCCTGCTACCAGCCAACGTGTCCACatggcagcagcaacagcatcaACAGTCTGTATcgcagcaacaacagcaactcaGTCTGGCTTCACTTAGCAACTTGGT CATGTGGGGTATGGACAAACAGAGCGGCGAGCTGTCTAGCCAGATCTCCAGTCTAGCAGCCAATttgag gCCCGTGACCCATATACCTCAGAGCACCATGCTAACCGTCAACACCAACTCCAATGTGAGCATCAAGTCTGAGCCTGTGTCGCCTGGCAGAGATCGCAACACCCAGTGTTctgttccctcctccacctcttcctcgtccGGAGGCGGGGTCCTGACGGCGACGGCCCCACCCCAGTACCCAGGCTCCCTGCTGTGCCTGGAGCCCCCTACTGGCCGCTCTCCCGCAGACAGCATCAGCAGCAACGCCAGCTCTTACGAGGGGAGTGACCGCGATGACCCGGCGGCAGGTGGCGGCGGCGTCTCCACACACGCCGCGGGTAACGCAGGCCCATCGGGTGGAGCCCTCCCCCCTGAGTTTAGCCCCTCAGCTGAGCTCCACAGGGCGCAGAGCGaggcagagcaggagggagcAAATGTCAAACGCATAAGACTTGACACGTGGGTCACATAA
- the LOC136962059 gene encoding myocyte-specific enhancer factor 2D homolog isoform X2, translating into MGRKKIQIQRITDERNKQVTFTKRKFGLMKKAYELSVLCDCEIALIIFNHSNKLFQYASTDMDKVLLKYTEYNEPHESRTNADIIETLRKKGFNGCDSPEPDGEDSIDQSPLNDDKYRKNTEDLDILFKRYGTAAQPPTFSMPVTVQATNQNTVQFSNPGNALVTTSYVTSSSLSDPHLLSPQQPALQRNTVSPGLPQRPASAGALLGGDNSNGGCPSPVPNGYISARASPGLLSVSNGNSLGKVGPAKSPPPPPSPQMVNSRKPDLRVITSQSGKSLMQMQMTEDELELVTENAQRLAGAQVAQALTTPVVSVATPSLLAQGLPFSAMPTAYNTDYQLTSADITALHALASPSGLLPANVSTWQQQQHQQSVSQQQQQLSLASLSNLVMWGMDKQSGELSSQISSLAANLSVSSPSNLLLGRDEWLGRPVTHIPQSTMLTVNTNSNVSIKSEPVSPGRDRNTQCSVPSSTSSSSGGGVLTATAPPQYPGSLLCLEPPTGRSPADSISSNASSYEGSDRDDPAAGGGGVSTHAAGNAGPSGGALPPEFSPSAELHRAQSEAEQEGANVKRIRLDTWVT; encoded by the exons ATGGGGAGGAAAAAGATTCAGATCCAGAGGATCACAGATGAGAGGAACAAACAG GTGACGTTTACGAAGAGGAAGTTTGGTCTCATGAAGAAGGCCTATGAGCTGAGTgtgctgtgtgactgtgagatcgCCCTCATCATCTTCAACCACTCCAACAAGCTGTTCCAGTATGCCAGCACCGACATGGACAAAGTCTTGCTCAAATACACAGAGTACAACGAGCCCCATGAGAGCAGAACCAATGCAGACATCATTGAG ACATTGCGAAAGAAAGGCTTCAATGGTTGTGACAGCCCTGAGCCTGATGGAGAGGACTCCATTGACCAAAGCCCCTTGAATGATGACAAATACCGCAAAAACACAGAAGATCTGGACATCCTGTTCAAACGCTATGGT ACAGCTGCCCAGCCCCCCACGTTTTCCATGCCAGTCACAGTTCAGGCCACCAATCAGAACACCGTGCAGTTCAGTAACCCCGGTAATGCCCTGGTAACCACCTCTTACGTCacatcctcatctctctccgaTCCCCACCTCTTGTCACCACAGCAACCAGCTCTGCAGAGAAACACGGTGTCTCCTGGGTTGCCACAGCGACCGGCAAGTGCAG GAGCACTTCTCGGAGGCGACAACTCAAATGGAGGATGTCCAAGTCCAGTCC CTAATGGATACATTAGTGCCAGGGCATCTCCAGGCCTCCTATCTGTTTCCAATGGCAACAGCCTGGGGAAAGTAGGTCCAGCCAAGTCTCCGCCCCCGCCGCCCAGCCCCCAGATGGTCAACAGCCGCAAGCCAGACCTCCGGGTCATCACCTCGCAGAGTGGaaagagtctaatgcagatgcAGATG ACAGAGGATGAGCTGGAGTTGGTGACTGAG AATGCTCAGAGGCTGGCTGGTGCCCAAGTTGCACAAGCGCTCACCACGCCGGTGGTCTCCGTGGCAACACCCAGTCTGCTGGCACAGGGGCTGCCCTTCTCTGCCATGCCGACAGCTTACAACACAG ACTATCAATTGACAAGCGCTGATATCACCGCTCTCCATGCTCTTGCGTCACCTAGCGGCCTGCTACCAGCCAACGTGTCCACatggcagcagcaacagcatcaACAGTCTGTATcgcagcaacaacagcaactcaGTCTGGCTTCACTTAGCAACTTGGT CATGTGGGGTATGGACAAACAGAGCGGCGAGCTGTCTAGCCAGATCTCCAGTCTAGCAGCCAATttgag CGTGTCCTCGCCGTCCAACCTGCTCTTGGGTAGAGATGAGTGGTTGGGACG gCCCGTGACCCATATACCTCAGAGCACCATGCTAACCGTCAACACCAACTCCAATGTGAGCATCAAGTCTGAGCCTGTGTCGCCTGGCAGAGATCGCAACACCCAGTGTTctgttccctcctccacctcttcctcgtccGGAGGCGGGGTCCTGACGGCGACGGCCCCACCCCAGTACCCAGGCTCCCTGCTGTGCCTGGAGCCCCCTACTGGCCGCTCTCCCGCAGACAGCATCAGCAGCAACGCCAGCTCTTACGAGGGGAGTGACCGCGATGACCCGGCGGCAGGTGGCGGCGGCGTCTCCACACACGCCGCGGGTAACGCAGGCCCATCGGGTGGAGCCCTCCCCCCTGAGTTTAGCCCCTCAGCTGAGCTCCACAGGGCGCAGAGCGaggcagagcaggagggagcAAATGTCAAACGCATAAGACTTGACACGTGGGTCACATAA